Below is a genomic region from Tepidiforma bonchosmolovskayae.
CTCGAAGACGCCCTCGGGGAGGCGGCGGATATCGGCGTTGACGAGTTCGACGCCGGGTTCGTCGGCATAGTGGGGGAGGCCCCAGAACATGCGGTCGACGACGCGGACCTGGTGGCCGCGGGCGAGGAGCTTCGGGACGAGGACGCTGCCGATGTAGCCAGCACCGCCGGTGACGAGGATGCGCATCGAGCCTCCGACCGGGCCATGCGTGGCCCGCATGGTGGTGGATGGTACGGAAGATGCGGGATTCAGGACAGGTCGCCGTACTTTTCGCGGAGGTAGCGTTCGAGGCCGAAGCGCCAGTGGCGGAGGCGGGGGACGCGCTCTGAGCCCAGCACGCTGTAGAGCGGGCGGCGGACGGGACCGCCGAATTCGGCGGTAGTGGTCGGCCGGCAATCGGGGGCCAGGCGGCGGAGTTCGAAGATGGCGCGGGCGAAGTCGTACCAGCTGGTTTCGCCGTCGGCGGCGAGGTGGACGGTGCCGCGGAGACCCTCGCGGAGGAGTGGGAGAAGCGCCTCGGCAATCTCGGCGGTGTTGGTGGGCGCGGTGACCTGGTCGGCGACGACGCGGATGGGCTGGCCTTCGCGCGCGAGGCGGAGCATGGTTTCGACGAAGTTGCCGCCCTTGCCGGCGGAGCCGGCGAGCCCGTAGAGGCCGGAGACACGCACGATGAGGTGGTCGGGGTTGGCGATGCGGACGGCGTCTTCGGTGGCGATCTTGGCGGCGCCGTAGATGTTGAGGGCACGGCGGGCGTCGGATTCGAGGTAGGGGGTGCACTTTTCGCCGTCGAAGACGTAGTCGGTGGAGAACTGGACGACGGCGGCGCCGGCTTCGCGGGCGGCTGTGGCGACGTTCCAGCCGCCGACGACGTTGACGGTCATTGCCGTTGCCGGGTCCTGTTCGCAGAGCGGGAGGTTATGGAAGGCGGTCGTGTTGATGACGACGGCGGGGCGGGCCTGCGCGACGAGGGCGCGGACGGCGGCGCGGTCGGTGACGTCGGCGTCGGCGCGCGTGGCCGGGAGGAGGTCGATGCCGGGCTGGCCGCGCCAGCAGCGGACGATATCGGAGCCGAGCTGGCCGCTGGCGCCGAGGAGGAGGATGCGCATGGCTCCCGATGCTAGCGGGCGCGGGCACCGGGAGCCAGCGGGGAGCAAGCGTCAGCCGCTGACCTGGACGTGTTCGGGCTGGATGCGGAAGATGACACGCTGTTCACCGGGCTGGCGGAAGGGGTAGCGGTCCTGGCCGAGGTACTTCTTCGCAAGCCTGTCGATGTGGGCATCGGCGCCCTCGTGGGTGCGGGCAACGACGCGGCCGCGGACCTGGATGTAGCGGTAGGGGTTCTGCTGGTCGGCAACGGAGATAGCGACGCGGCCGTCGCGGTCGAGGTTGCGGGTTTTGACGCGGCCCTCGGCGGTGTTGATGAGGATGGTGTCGCCATCAATGTCGACCCAGACCGGCGTGACCTGGGGCGAGCCGTCGGGCATGAGGGTGGCGAGGTGGCCGAAGTTCGGTTTTTCGAAGAGGTCGCGGTGCGACGCGGGGATGGATGCAGGCATGTGCAGCCCTCCTTACTGAAGGTGTGAACGTTACCCGTTTGACGGTAGCAGCGGGGCGGTTGCAGGCACAACCATACGGGGGCTCGCGCGGTTGGCCGGCGGCGGGTTGAATGGAGGCATGCGCGCGCTGGTGATCGCCCATGGGGAGCCGCCCTCGGGCGGGCTGCTGCGGGAGCTCGCGGCGGCGGCGGACCTGGTGGTGGCGGCGGACGGCGGGGCGCTGGTCGCGCTCGATGCGGGCATCACGCCGGACGCGGTGGTGGGCGACCTGGACACGATGGACCAGTTTCCGGAGGCGCCGGTGCCGCGGGAGCGGTTCGTGCGGGACCCGGACCCGATGACGACGGACCTGGAGAAGGCGGTGCGGTTCGCCCTGAAACGGGGGGCGGAGCGGGTGGATGTGGCGGCGGCCGGCGGCGGGCGGGGCGACCATGCGCTGGCGAACCTTTCGGTGCTGGCGGTGTTCCGGGACCACGAGGTGGTGCTGCACGACGACCTGTTCGAGGTGTGGCTGGTACGCGGCCGAACGGAGGTGCGCGGGGAGCCGGGGACAGTGGTGTCGCTGATTGCGCCGGGCGGCTGCCGGGGTGTGACGACGCGGGGCCTGCGCTGGGAGCTGCAGGATGCCGACCTCCCGTTCAGCCCGCGGGGTGTGCACAACGAACTGGTGGGTGAGCGGGCGGAGGTGGAGGTCCGAGACGGTGTCCTGCTGGTCTTCCGGGGGCGGTGGGTGGAGCGTCACCGGTAGGACAGGCAGGGTAAAGGCGGCCTGACCGGCGGCGCCGGGACGCGTCACCTCCGGGGAGGCTGGCGCCATGGTACAGGTGAGCGGCGGACGAACCGCCGCAATCCTCTCCGGACAAGGAGCAGACGAGATGAAGTTTTCGATTCGGGACAGCCGGCTGGTATCGGTCGGCGTCGCCAGCGTCATCGCGGTCGGGGTGATCGGCTTCGGGAGCGCGGCGTTCGCGCAGGACAGCGGGACGCCGACGCCGACGCCAGCGACGCAGGACGGCGGGAGCGGGCCACTGGCCGGGTGCGAGCACGGGCTCGGCCTCGGGCTGGCGATGGGGCATCTGCTGAAGGGCGTCGGCCTGACGCCGCAGGAGATTGCCGAAGGCAAGGCCGCGGGGCTGACCTGGGGCCAGATCCTTGACCAGTACGGCGACGTGACCGCGGCGCAGGCGAAGCAGAAGGCGCTCGATGCGCTGAAGTCGAAGCTCGACCAGGCCGTTGCGAACGGGCGGCTGACGCAGGAGCAGGCCGACCAGCGGCTGGCTGACGCGGGCGCGAAGATCGACCAGTTCCTGAATTCGAAGCCGGGCGACCACCTCCCGGGAAGGGACGGCGACGGCAAGCCCGGGAAGGGCTTCGGGATCCCGAAGGGCGGCGCAAGCCTCGAGACGATCGCCGGCGTGCTCGGTACGGACGTCGAGACGCTCCGGAGCCAGCTCGCCGAAGGGAAGACGATCGCGGAGATCGCCGGCGACAAGACGCAGGCGGTGATCGACGCGCTCGTGGCCGAGGCGAACGCGAAGATCGATGAGGCGGTCGCGAACGGACGGCTGACGCAGGAGCAGGCGGACCAGCTGAAGACGAAGACCGCCGAGATGATCTCGAAGTTCGTGAACGAAGGCGGGCCGCTCAAGAAGTTCGGCAAGGGCTTCGGGCGCGGCCACCACGACCGGGGCGGGATGACCCCGCCGTCGGGCTCGAGCCAGCCGACGCAGTAACGAACAGCAGGTTCCCCCTGGAGCGCCCGGGCGGGCGCAGCGAGGCCCCGGCAGGTGTGCCGGGGCCTCGCCGTGCGCCGGGGGAGCGCGGGCTCAGTTGGGGATGGTGACGCCGGGGTCGGGGTAGGTCTTCTGGTCGGCGTTGCCGGGGACGGCGACGGTGGGCATAGTGGGCGCGATGTACTGGTCGAGGCAGACGTTCTGGTAGGTGACGCCGTAGCGGGTGGTGGTGCCGGAGCACCGTGGGTCGTTGTGGCCGGAGACGATTTCGCCGAATTGGGTGGCGACGAAGGCGCCGCGGATGGGGTTGCGGAAGGCGTACCAGGCGGCTTCGAGTCGGCGGGTGTTGCCGGTTTCGCCGGTGGGAATCCAGGTGGAGATATCGTAGGCGGTGGCGTTCTCGCCGGGGGTGTAGAGGGTGGTGGCGCCGCAGATAGTCCAGCCGAAGTCCCAGGACCAGTCGGGTTCACCGGGGGCGGAGTACCACTGTTCGCAGCCGATGCCCTGGGCGATGGAGGTGGCGTCGCAGACGGCGACGATGGGGCGCTGGGCCTCTTCGGGGAGGGCGATGACGCGGCGGGGGACGCGGGAGCCGCCTTCGGAGGCGGGGCGGGGGTCGCCGGAGTTGTACCAGCCCTGCCAGAAGGAGACATTGCCGGAGGGGTCGCGGGCCCAGACCTGGTAGGAGTGGTAGCGGCTCATGCGGTCGAGGGGGTTGGAGGCGGCGTGGACGCGGAAGTAGATATCGACGCCGTTGAGGCGGGTGCTGAAGCCTTTCATGGCGGCGTGCTTGTCGACGTTCTCGGCGGGGGAGGTGTTGAACGGGCCGGAGAAGGAGACGGTGTAGCCGGCGGCGGCGATCCAGGCGGGCGGCTCGTCGCCGTGCTCGTGGCCGGTGTAGCACGGTTTGCCATCGGGGCCGGTGACGACGGGCGGGTGCCAGCGGTCCATGGGTTCGCCGCAGCGGCCGACGGCGCCGGAGGACGGGGGCGGGGTGGCGGAGCGGGTGGGCGTCGGCGTGGGCGTGCGGGTTGGGGTAGCGGTGGGGGTGGCGCTGCGGGTGGGGGTCGGGGTGGCGGCCTGTCCGGTGCAATCGAGGCGGACCTCGCGCGTGTTGACGCGGGAGACGGTGAGCCGGGTGCCGCCTTCGCAGCGGACGGTGAGGGAGTCGCCGGGGGCGAGGACGGCGGTGCTCGAGCCGGCCGCGGCGAAGGAGAGCCCGAGGGCGGCGACGACGAGGGCCGCGGCGAGCACGGCGACCCGCCAGCCGGCCCGGAAGGGTGCGGTGATGCGTGCCATAGGGAACCTCCGTTGAGGGCGCATCTGCAGGTTCGGCCGGGGAACGTTGCCGTTCGACCGCCGGGCGGTAAATTCGCCGTGAAATCCGGGAGCTGGCCGGGAACAGGGCCGGGTTGCGGGAGCCGGGTAGAATGGATGGACCCCCTGCGGAGTTGGTGCGATGGCTGAACTGGGACGTTTGCTGACGGCGATGGTGACGCCCTACACGGACGAGGGTGCGGTGAACCTGCCGATGGCGCGGGAGCTCGCGCGGATGCTTGTCGAGAACGGGAACGACGGCGTGGTCGTGACCGGGACGACGGGCGAGGCGCCCCTCTTGAGCGACGACGAGAAGTACGCGCTCTGGTCGGAGGTGAAGCAGGAGCTGGGCGGGGCGACGGTGGTGGCGGGCGCCGGGACGAACGACACGCGGCACTCCATCCACCTCGCGAAGCTGGCGGAACGGGCCGGGGCCGACG
It encodes:
- the rfbD gene encoding dTDP-4-dehydrorhamnose reductase, whose translation is MRILLLGASGQLGSDIVRCWRGQPGIDLLPATRADADVTDRAAVRALVAQARPAVVINTTAFHNLPLCEQDPATAMTVNVVGGWNVATAAREAGAAVVQFSTDYVFDGEKCTPYLESDARRALNIYGAAKIATEDAVRIANPDHLIVRVSGLYGLAGSAGKGGNFVETMLRLAREGQPIRVVADQVTAPTNTAEIAEALLPLLREGLRGTVHLAADGETSWYDFARAIFELRRLAPDCRPTTTAEFGGPVRRPLYSVLGSERVPRLRHWRFGLERYLREKYGDLS
- a CDS encoding PPOX class F420-dependent oxidoreductase; this encodes MPASIPASHRDLFEKPNFGHLATLMPDGSPQVTPVWVDIDGDTILINTAEGRVKTRNLDRDGRVAISVADQQNPYRYIQVRGRVVARTHEGADAHIDRLAKKYLGQDRYPFRQPGEQRVIFRIQPEHVQVSG
- a CDS encoding thiamine diphosphokinase, which encodes MRALVIAHGEPPSGGLLRELAAAADLVVAADGGALVALDAGITPDAVVGDLDTMDQFPEAPVPRERFVRDPDPMTTDLEKAVRFALKRGAERVDVAAAGGGRGDHALANLSVLAVFRDHEVVLHDDLFEVWLVRGRTEVRGEPGTVVSLIAPGGCRGVTTRGLRWELQDADLPFSPRGVHNELVGERAEVEVRDGVLLVFRGRWVERHR